The DNA sequence GAGACCATCGACGAATACCTGTCAGTCGACGCCAATCCTTCGGTGAACGTCGTCTCGACCGGCCCGCCGCTGACGGTGAACGTGACCAACGCCGTCGGCAGCGGTATGGTCGACGCCCTGAGCGGAAGCGACAAAGTCACGCTCACCTTCCTCGGCGACGGCTCAACCAGCCAGGGAGACTTCCACGACGCGATGAATTTCGCCGGCGTGTTCGACGTGCCGACCGTGATCATCTGTCAGAATAACCAATGGGCCATTTCAGTTCCGCGTTATCGCCAAACCGGCTCAGAGACGATCGCACAGAAGGGAGAAGCGTACGGCATTCCCCACGAACGAGTCGACGGGAACGATATATTCGCCGTCTACGAGACGGTCCAGGAAGCAGTCGACCATGCCAGGGACGGTGGCGGACCGACCTTCATCGAGGCAGTCACCTATCGTCGGCGGGAACACAACACATCCGACGATGAGCGAGTTTACCGCGACAACGACGAGATGCGCGAATACTGGGAAGAACGCGATCCACTCGACAGATTCGAGAAATATCTAGAAAGGGAAGGTATGCTCGACGAAGACCGGAAGGCGGAGATCGAACAGGCAGTCGAACAGGAGATAACGGAAGCGCTCGAACTGGCTCGCGAAGTCCCGACGAGTGACCCCCAACGGATGTTCGACAGCCACATCCGCGGCGACTCTTGGAACATGCGCCAACAGCGCGCCGAACTCTCCGCAGAACTCGATGGACGGAATCCGTTCGTCGACGTCCAGGAGGGTGATCACGAATGAGCGAGCCTCAGGAAGTCGGCAAATCACACGAAAATCTGAACATCATCAGCGCGGTCAACCAGACGCTCTATCAGGAGATGAGCCGAGATGACGACGTTCGGCTGCTCGGCTACGACATCGGCCCGATCGGCGGCGTCTTTCGGGCGACTGATGGCCTGGTCGAAGAGTTCGGCCAGGACCGCGTCGTCGACACACCGCTGTCCGAGAACGGCATCCTCGGCGTGGCGGCCGGCATGGCGATGCGCGGCGAACGGGTCGTTCCAGAGATCCAGTTCATGGGTTTTCTCTACCCCGCGTTCGGGCAGTTCATGTACGTCGTGGCGAAAGCTCACAAGCGATCCGGCGGCAGCATCGATCTCCCGATGACGATTCGGCTGCCCTACGGTGGCGGCATTCAGGCCGTGCCCTTCCACTCAGAATCGACCGAGACGTACCTGATCCACACGCCCGGTATACGGGTAGTTTGTCCGAGTACGCCGTACCAAACGAAGGGACTGCTCGCCGCGAGCATCCGGTGTGACGACCCCGTGGTCTTCATGGAACCGAAGGCCATCTACCGTGAACAGACCGAACCTGTCCCGGAAAAGTCCTACACATTGCCCCTCGACGAGGCCCGCGTTGTCAGCGAGGGAAGTGACGTCACTGTGCTTACCTGGGGTGCTATGGTCAATCACGCAATCACGGCGGCTGAGAACGTCGACGCCGACGTGGAACTTATCGATCTGCGTGCACTCTCGCCAATCGACTACGAGACGATATTAAACTCCGTACGGAAGACGGGACGCTGCGTCGTGTTACACGAGGCCCGACGCACACTAGGATTGGGCTCGGAACTCTCGGCCCGAATCAACGAGCACGCGATCGACTGTCTGAAAGCGCCGATCAAGCGGGCAACCGGATTCGACATCCACTACCCGGGTTACCGGATAGAAGACGACTATTTGCCCGACTCGACGCGTGCCGAGTGTGCCATTGAAGCAGTAATGGACTATGAGTACTGATCCGAAATATGCTCGTCTGAATAGTTTCCAAACGCACATGACCCCCCGATACGAGAACCATGACTGAATTCAAATTCCGCCTTCCTGACGTCGGCGAAGGCATCACGGAAGCAGAAATCGCTAACTGGAACGCCGAACTCGGTGACGAGGTCGAAACGGACGACCTCCTGCTCGAGATCGAGACAGACAAGGCGCTCGTCGAGATAACGTCCCCCTGCCCGGGGGAGATCACTGAAATCCGGTTCAAGGCCGGTGAAACCGCGAATGTCGGCGACGTGATCGCCGTCATTGAAACTGAGAACCCTCCAGAACAGATCGGGCACGAGGACCAGGATGTGGGGGGACAATCCGCCGACGATGCAGCAGGTGACACCGCTACAGACGCTGCCGGAACCGGTGCAAATCCAGGCACGACGGCCGAAGGTGCCGCCGCCCAGCAGGCATCCGCCGATAACGAGCCGGTCGCTAGAACGGCTGACGAAGGAACAGACAACGAGTCTGGTGTCGACGGTCGAGTATTCGCCGCGCCGCACACCCGTCGGTTCGCGCGGGAAAACGACGTCGACCTGACGGCGGTGAGCGGGACGGGCCCCGGCGGTCGCGTCACAAGGGGCGACGTCGAAGCGCACCTGCAGCAAGACAGCTCTACCGCCGAGGTTCAATCGGATACCGTCGGCGGGACGGACGACCCGGCACCCGCCTCTTCATCCGAAGACGTGGTCCGGACCCCGATGCGCGGCTTGCGCAAGACAATCGCTGATAACATGGCGGAGTCGAAGTCGAAAATTCCCCATGTATCGTCGGGGTACATGGCCAACGCGAGCGAATTCATGTCGCTCAAAGACCGACTCGACGACCGGTACGACACCCGAATCACGTACACAGCACTGATGGTGAAGGCTGTAATCCCCGCGTTACAGGAATTCCCCGAGCTGAATGCCTCCATCGATGATGAAGCAGGCGAAATCGTCGAGAAGCACTACTACAACATCGGCGTCGCCACGCACACAGAGGATGGTCTCATCGTGCCCGTGATCCACGACGCCGACGAGAAGTCGATCGTCGAGATCGCCAGGGAACTCGAAACGGTCGTCGAATCGGCCCGGGAACGATCGCTGGACACCTCGGACATCACGGATGGAACGTTCACTATCACGAACACCGGGAGCCACAGGGGACACGGTCGAAGCACATTCGGCACGCCGATCATCAACTATCCCCAAACCGCGATACTCGGGATGAACGCCATCCGCAACGAAGCCGTCCCGGTCAACGACACGGATGTCGAAGTTCAAAAGTGCCTCCCACTGACGGTCTCGTACGATCACCGGCTTATCGACGGTGTGACCGGTGCCGAGTTCATGTCCTACGTCA is a window from the Natrinema halophilum genome containing:
- a CDS encoding thiamine pyrophosphate-dependent dehydrogenase E1 component subunit alpha, which translates into the protein MSTWSEVTPLEDFRQILTKDGTLQREPPDLDEEILLEAYITFIKTRKFDEKRMRMQRRGEVHHASRTLGEEAVAIGSAIAMEPDDWSFPSYRQTGALLYWGVPMAGMFAGSLGAEPETIDEYLSVDANPSVNVVSTGPPLTVNVTNAVGSGMVDALSGSDKVTLTFLGDGSTSQGDFHDAMNFAGVFDVPTVIICQNNQWAISVPRYRQTGSETIAQKGEAYGIPHERVDGNDIFAVYETVQEAVDHARDGGGPTFIEAVTYRRREHNTSDDERVYRDNDEMREYWEERDPLDRFEKYLEREGMLDEDRKAEIEQAVEQEITEALELAREVPTSDPQRMFDSHIRGDSWNMRQQRAELSAELDGRNPFVDVQEGDHE
- a CDS encoding alpha-ketoacid dehydrogenase subunit beta, encoding MSEPQEVGKSHENLNIISAVNQTLYQEMSRDDDVRLLGYDIGPIGGVFRATDGLVEEFGQDRVVDTPLSENGILGVAAGMAMRGERVVPEIQFMGFLYPAFGQFMYVVAKAHKRSGGSIDLPMTIRLPYGGGIQAVPFHSESTETYLIHTPGIRVVCPSTPYQTKGLLAASIRCDDPVVFMEPKAIYREQTEPVPEKSYTLPLDEARVVSEGSDVTVLTWGAMVNHAITAAENVDADVELIDLRALSPIDYETILNSVRKTGRCVVLHEARRTLGLGSELSARINEHAIDCLKAPIKRATGFDIHYPGYRIEDDYLPDSTRAECAIEAVMDYEY
- a CDS encoding dihydrolipoamide acetyltransferase family protein — protein: MTEFKFRLPDVGEGITEAEIANWNAELGDEVETDDLLLEIETDKALVEITSPCPGEITEIRFKAGETANVGDVIAVIETENPPEQIGHEDQDVGGQSADDAAGDTATDAAGTGANPGTTAEGAAAQQASADNEPVARTADEGTDNESGVDGRVFAAPHTRRFARENDVDLTAVSGTGPGGRVTRGDVEAHLQQDSSTAEVQSDTVGGTDDPAPASSSEDVVRTPMRGLRKTIADNMAESKSKIPHVSSGYMANASEFMSLKDRLDDRYDTRITYTALMVKAVIPALQEFPELNASIDDEAGEIVEKHYYNIGVATHTEDGLIVPVIHDADEKSIVEIARELETVVESARERSLDTSDITDGTFTITNTGSHRGHGRSTFGTPIINYPQTAILGMNAIRNEAVPVNDTDVEVQKCLPLTVSYDHRLIDGVTGAEFMSYVIENVENKDVFLSRL